The Malus domestica chromosome 10, GDT2T_hap1 genome contains a region encoding:
- the LOC103429558 gene encoding uncharacterized protein, whose amino-acid sequence MLQLPHFTCCFLLLLLPLITCSNSKLTTVYDVLRAHGLPMGLLPKGVVDFEVDDAGRFTAHLDQACNAKFESELHYDRNVSGTLSFGRIGSLSGISAQELFLWFPVKGIRIDVPSSGIIYFDVGVVYKQFSLSLFETPPDCTAASGSFEAIGTVSKSKSGKLRSKLNYELGGRYFG is encoded by the exons ATGCTGCAGCTGCCGCACTTCACCTGCTGTTTCCTCCTCTTACTGCTCCCGTTGATCACGTGCTCGAATTCGAAGCTGACGACGGTGTACGACGTGCTGCGGGCCCACGGGCTTCCGATGGGACTGCTGCCGAAAGGGGTCGTCGATTTCGAGGTCGACGACGCCGGCAGGTTTACGGCCCACCTGGATCAGGCCTGCAATGCCAAGTTCGAGAGCGAGTTGCATTACGACAGAAACGTTTCGGGGACGCTGAGTTTCGGGCGGATCGGATCCTTGTCGGGTATTTCGGCGCAGGAGCTGTTCCTCTGGTTTCCGGTTAAGGGTATCCGGATCGACGTGCCCAGCTCCGGCATCATTTACTTCGATGTCGGCGTCGTTTATAAGCAGTTCTCGCTGTCGCTGTTCGAAACGCCGCCTGATTGCACGGCCGCCTCCGGCAGCTTTGAAGCCATTGGAACCGTTTCCAAG AGTAAATCGGGGAAATTGCGGTCCAAGCTCAATTATGAACTTGGTGGGAGATATTTTGGGTAG
- the LOC103429557 gene encoding probable sodium/metabolite cotransporter BASS3, chloroplastic produces the protein MSTTPISYPITSRPFLSLAPATAASKLFARPNSHTKSSLFSSPSSSSYHFLNRVFRNGAALSIRACSTSPFIGRVGSQWREGNASLLSFGINPPAQISKRASDDSSSSQVLSAMLPFVVAATAIAALAQPSTFTWVSKDLYAPALGGIMLSIGIKLSIDDFALAFKRPLPLSVGFIAQYVLKPVLGVLIANAFGVPRMFYAGFVLTACVAGAQLSSYASFLSKGDVALSILLTSTTTIASVIVTPLLTGLLIGSVVPVDAVAMSKSILQVVLFPVTIGLVLNTYAKPVVNFLRPVMPVVAMICTSLCIGSPLAINRSQILSVEGFRLIFPVIAFHAVAFTLGYWVSKTPGLRQEEEVSRTLSLCTGMQSSTLAGLLASQFLGSSQAVPPACSVVAMAIVGLFLASFWGTGSQIRDLPSLLTPRTGSPVKA, from the exons ATGTCCACCACTCCCATCTCCTATCCAATAACCTCAAGACCCTTTCTTTCTCTCGCACCCGCCACCGCAGCCTCAAAACTCTTTGCACGCCCGAATTCCCACACCAAAAGCTCTCTCTTTTCCTCCCCTTCGTCTTCCTCCTATCATTTCCTCAATAGGGTATTCAGAAATGGGGCTGCTCTGTCGATAAGAGCTTGCTCGACGTCGCCGTTTATCGGCAGAGTCGGGTCGCAGTGGAGGGAAGGCAACGCGTCGCTGCTGTCGTTTGGGATAAACCCACCAGCTCAAATATCCAAAAGGGCTTCCGACGACTCGTCGTCGTCTCAGGTCTTATCTGCAATGCTTCCTTTCGTCGTTGCTGCTACCGCCATTGCTGCTCTGGCTCAGCCGTCAACGTTCACTTG GGTATCCAAGGATTTATATGCCCCTGCTCTTGGTGGGATCATGCTGTCAATTGGAATCAAACTGTCGATTGATGATTTTGCTCTTGCATTCAAAAG ACCTTTACCCCTCTCTGTTGGGTTTATCGCGCAGTATGTACTGAAACCGGTACTTGGGGTACTAATTGCTAACGCATTTGGCGTGCCAAGGATGTTCTACGCTGGCTTTGTCCTCACTGCTTGTGTTGCAGGGGCTCAGCTGTCTAGCTACGCTAGTTTCTTGAGCAAAGGAGACGTGGCCTTGAGCATTCTCCTcaccagcaccaccaccatTGCTTCCGTGATCGTAACGCCTTTACTAACCGGCCTTTTAATCGGTTCTGTTGTTCCGGTTGATGCTGTTGCCATGTCAAAGTCGATATTGCAG GTGGTTCTTTTTCCGGTCACAATTGGTCTTGTGCTCAATACTTATGCAAAACCAGTTGTCAATTTCCTTCGACCAGTGATGCCAGTTGTTGCTATGATATGCACTTCATTGTGCATTGGCAGTCCTCTTGCAATTAACCGGAGTCAAATTCTATCTGTAGAGGGTTTCCGGTTGATATTTCCAGTCATAGCATTTCATGCGGTGGCCTTTACACTTGGATACTGGGTATCCAAAACTCCAGGTTTGAG gcaagaagaagaagttagCAGGACACTTTCCTTATGCACGGGAATGCAGAGTTCCACTTTGGCAGGGTTACTTGCAAGCCAATTCCTTGGGAGCAGCCAGGCCGTTCCTCCAGCATGTTCGGTTGTTGCCATGGCCATCGTGGGCCTTTTTCTTGCGTCTTTCTGGGGCACCGGCTCTCAAATCAGAGACCTTCCGTCCCTACTAACACCTCGAACAGGTTCTCCAGTGAAGGCTTAG